The Streptomyces sp. NBC_00454 DNA segment CCCAGGAGAAGCCGCCGAAGGGGGCGCGGGCGCGCAGCGCCTCGCCGGCGATCCAGACGGCGGCGCCCCACAGCGGCCAGCCGGGAAGCCGGCTGACGAGGGAGATCCCCAGGGCCGTGAGTCCGATCAGGACCGATTCGAGGGTGACGAGGGCCAGCCACGGGACCGGGCCGACGCCCTCGCCCGTCCAGACGAGGAGGGGCAGCAGGAAGGCGAGTCCGTGCAGGAGGCCCAGACCGAAGCCGGCCCGCGCGCGGCGCCCGTACAGGCAGAAGCCGAGCAGGGCGAGGGCGAAGGGGGCCAGCCACCACAGGGGGCGGGGCGGGAAGCTGAGATAGAGGAGCAAGCCGGAGGCGACGGCGAGCACGGGGCGCTTCAGCCGCCCGGCCCACCGGCGGAGGCCGGAACCGGCCGAAGGCCCCGCCCCGGGTCCGGCTCCGGCGGCCGCTCCGGCCGCCGCTCCCGGTTCCGCTTCGGGTCCCGATCCGGGTTCCGCTTGCGCATCCACATCCGGTCCCGCCTCGGTCGGGTCGGCGGGCTTCGGGGGCTCGTTCCCCGCCGGGCGGGTCGCACTGCTGCTCATCTGGCGGAGTGTACGTCCCCGGGCTGTGCCGGTGGACTGTGCTGCTGGGCTGTGCCGTCGCACGGCTCAGTGGGCGAGGGCGCGCAGATGGGTGCGGATGACGCGGACCGCGTTCTCGGCGTCGTCCACCGTGACGGTGAAGAGCTTGCCGTCCCCGAGCCGCAGTTCCAGGCCCTCACCGCGCCGCACGATGACGGCGGTCCCCTTCTCGGGGCGCCAGCGGTAGCCCCAGCCGCCCCACTGCTGGGGGGTGATCCGGGGCAGGAACTCGGCGGACGTCACCTCGGCCAGCCGGATCTTCCGGCGGGGCACGCCGATGTGCCCGCAGCGTACCTCCATCGCCTCCGCGTCCACGGTGACGGCCACGTGGACGAAGGCCAGGGTGCCGAAGAGGATGAGCAGGCCCACGGCGAGGCAGCCGATCACCGCCATGAGGAGCGCGACGATGCCCACGTCCCAGGCGTAGTCGACGGCGAGCTCGACGCCGAGCGCCAGGCAGGCCGCACCGGCCCCCGCGAGCAGCCACTGCACGCGGTTGGATGCCCGGCCCGTCCAGAGCGGACCCGGGGGGTGAACCGTCATGTGTAGCAGCGTACTCACGTTCCGCACGCACGCCACCGGCTCTCCGGCCCCGTTTCACATCGAGGTCGCCGGACCCCCGCCGCCCGGCAGGAGACCGACCAGCGCGTCGCGCAGGGCCGGACGGCGGAGGGTCACGAAGCGGTGCAGGGTCCGGGAGCCGAAGGCCACCCGCTGGGCGCTGCGGCGGCGCTCGCCCTCGTACGCGCGCAGGGCGGCGGGCAGGCCGGCGGTTCCACGGGCGGTCACGGCCCTGGTCAGGGCCTCGGCGTCGAGGATCGCGGTGCAGGCGCCCTGGCCGAGGTTCGGGGTCATGGCGTGGGCCGCGTCGCCCACCAGCGCGACGGGGCAGGCGGGGTCGCCCGCGCCGCCCGGTCCGCGTGCGCCGCCCGGTCCGTACCCGTCCGTGCGGGTGAAGGCGGGGAGCGCCGGGTGCAGGTGGCGGACCGGGTAGCGGATCCAGGTCCGCGGATCGGTGTCGGCCAGGACCCGCGGGATCGGGTCGTGCCAGCCGGCGAAGGCCGCCCGCACGTCCTCGGCGGTGGCGGCCCCGGGAAGGGCGGCGTACCAGTTGGTGCGGCCGGGCTCGACCGGGGTCATCCCGAAGAAACGGCCGTCGCCCCAGGTCTCGCCGTGGA contains these protein-coding regions:
- a CDS encoding FAD-dependent oxidoreductase translates to MGAGAAGTAGTAVVVGAGVGGLATAIGLRRAGWEVTVLERRAAPERYGTAFAVHPTAQAALDRLGRGLGEALRERAVPYRDARIRRPDGRVLAALPLERIERKAGRPELLISRPYLIDALLAALDRLGGTRIAYGQAYEAGDAWGADLLVGADGINSAVRAARFGRGSGPRELGTDAWIGIADFETGVHGETWGDGRFFGMTPVEPGRTNWYAALPGAATAEDVRAAFAGWHDPIPRVLADTDPRTWIRYPVRHLHPALPAFTRTDGYGPGGARGPGGAGDPACPVALVGDAAHAMTPNLGQGACTAILDAEALTRAVTARGTAGLPAALRAYEGERRRSAQRVAFGSRTLHRFVTLRRPALRDALVGLLPGGGGPATSM